A single window of Verrucomicrobiia bacterium DNA harbors:
- a CDS encoding prepilin-type N-terminal cleavage/methylation domain-containing protein has product MKISRRKYPRAFTLLEIMVAIALLAMVVIAIYASWNSILKGSRVALDAAAAAQRTRITMRTLHDSLLCAVMFSASPTNYAFMSDGDSEFSSLSFIAHLPRSFPRGGKFGDLTTRRLEFKVESGANSSRQLVLRQRPLIMDFDKDEINFPLVLARDVKKFMVEYVDPQSGDWVTDWNQTNQLPKEMRITVGLGRLDQFSKDSQDAMVTIVALPAIAVRPEWQVIGNRNPVNNGNTGAGTNPNQPGANPGNNTGNFNQPPGALPQR; this is encoded by the coding sequence ATGAAAATTTCCCGCCGCAAATATCCCCGGGCCTTCACGCTGCTCGAAATTATGGTGGCCATCGCCTTGCTCGCGATGGTTGTCATCGCGATTTATGCAAGTTGGAATTCAATACTGAAAGGCTCCCGCGTCGCGCTGGATGCCGCCGCTGCCGCGCAACGCACGCGCATCACCATGCGCACGCTGCACGATTCGCTTTTGTGCGCGGTGATGTTCAGCGCGAGCCCCACGAATTACGCGTTCATGTCCGATGGCGATTCAGAATTTTCCTCGCTAAGTTTCATTGCGCACCTGCCGCGATCATTTCCGCGCGGGGGAAAATTCGGCGATCTCACCACGCGAAGGCTTGAATTCAAGGTTGAAAGCGGCGCAAATTCTTCACGCCAACTCGTCCTGCGCCAGCGCCCGTTGATCATGGATTTTGACAAGGACGAAATCAATTTCCCGCTCGTGCTGGCCAGGGACGTGAAGAAATTCATGGTCGAATACGTGGACCCGCAAAGTGGTGATTGGGTGACCGATTGGAACCAGACGAACCAACTGCCCAAAGAAATGCGCATTACCGTCGGCTTGGGCCGTCTCGATCAATTCTCGAAGGACTCGCAAGACGCGATGGTCACGATTGTGGCCTTGCCGGCTATCGCCGTGCGGCCTGAGTGGCAGGTGATCGGCAATCGCAATCCGGTCAATAACGGCAACACTGGCGCGGGGACCAATCCAAATCAACCAGGCGCCAATCCTGGAAATAATACCGGGAACTTTAACCAGCCGCCCGGCGCATTGCCTCAGCGATAA